The sequence below is a genomic window from Rhinolophus sinicus isolate RSC01 chromosome X, ASM3656204v1, whole genome shotgun sequence.
TAGATACTGATGAggtgaagaggggaggggaggcccagggcagtggactagcatgtgcaaaggccctgtgccACACGTGGCACTGCACAGGCTTTCACTAGGACGTAAGCTTCGTGACCTTGAACTTGAACAAGTCCATGTTTGCTCCTATTGGAGAGAGTGGGTGAGTTTGGACTGCTCTGTAGAGGAGTGAGGCCCAGCTAACAATACACACGGGAGGAACATCATTGGAGCCAGCTGCATGCAGTCATAACGCCTGCTTTATGTGTTAACACCGTCCTGATGTTGAAACCCTGATGGTCCACCAGGCAAGTCAGAAGAGGTTGATGATCAAGCAGGGCCTTCTGGATAAGCACGGCAAGCCCACGGACAGTACACCTGCCACCTGGACGCAGGAGTATGTCGACTACAGGTGAGGGCAGGGTGTTTTAGTGACCCAGGGCAGGCAGAGGCAGCACACTTGCCTTTGGATGCAGTCACTACAGGTGATGCCAGCTGCAGTGCGGATAGGAGGGTGTGGAGCTCACGGGTAGATGGAGCACGCTGGCCACCTGGACAAGTCCATCAAATACAAACGAGGATAGGAGGTTGTGGGGGGGCAGCATTAGTTTGGGGGAACTGGCCAAATGGGGTCCAAGGGAACCCATGTGGCACTCCGTGAGGCCAGAGGGCTGTAGGGTAGCAGCAGGTTGCTTTACCTTGACTGCCCTGGTCAGGTAGGGGCGTGGGCCTGCCCAGCAGACAGTTATCCCTTTCTAGTCTGGCTTGTGGGACTCTAGAGGGAGTCAGTCTGCTACAGTAAGTGGTGAGTTCTTCTGTCCAGCGTCACTATTTTGATGGTGGCTTCAGACTTGCCAGATATCACTGGTTGATGGCAGTGCAGCAGTTCTCCAGGAAAAGCTGCTCAGTGAATCTGACCAATGGCTTCTTCTCCTTTCAGTGATGTGAAGAAAGAGGTGCTGCCCGAAACTGTAAAAGCCGAAAAGGTGAGTGGCATGCTGGGATCCGTTTGGAATGTGTGTCGGGAGATGCTTCTGTTTGGCTTCTCTTGCTGACTTGGTGACGGCGGTCTGGCCATGGATCTTGGCTCAGTCCGCCAGAGCTTCCCGTCCCCGTGGGCGCACGGTGCCCACGGAGCTGTGTTCCCAGGCTGCTCATTGGGGTTCCACAGGTACCAGGTCACGTGCCCTATCGGGTCTgctgcagggagggggtgggctcTGGAATCAAACTGGCCTCATGTTCCACCTCAGCTGAGGCAACACCACTGAAACAGTGGGGGTGCGTGTTAGCTGGCCCCCAAGTGGTGGCACAGGTGTATTGAAATTGGAGGCTGTGACACTTGGAGCTGTATGAGACTCAGCAGAGAGCAAAATCCCCAGAGGCCGGCAGCCGCCTCTAGGTTGCACGAGGTCAGTGTTTCCAAAGTCTGAGAATGACGTGTGCGGCACTGAGCGACCTACATTGAGCTGTCTGGGAAGAGCTTTCCCTGCTTTCCCCGCCACCTCTGAGAACTTGTGGCAGTGCCCCGAGGGGGAGCATGGCATCCAACTTTGTACACTAGTGAGGTTGGCCTCCACAGAAATAGCTTGCCTGGGGCCATTCTGTCCCCGAGCTCCACGCTGCAGCTTCAGTGCTCCTGCCATGCCCATGGCTTCCTGGTCTTTGTGGACAAGACTGCCTTCAAATCCTTGGTGAATCTTAGGACCTGCGGGGTTCATAATTAGAAATCTTCCTGCTGGACTCAGCATCTTCTCTGGTACCCACCACACCCCACCTTTTGACTTACTGAACCTTTCTCCTCCGTTCTTGCTCAAGATCTAACATTGATCACTTGTCTCCACCTTAGCGGCGGCGACAGAGTGAAAGTGACGAGACCTCTCCAGCGTCTCCACAGTTGAtcaagaagggaaagaagaagaagaaggacaaGAAGGCCAAAGCTGCTGAGGAGAGTGCAGACGAGCCAGGAGACGGGGTATGTAGATGCATTCAGAGTCCTTGGGCCCGCCTAGTCCTCGGAGGGGCAGGGATTGCCCAGGTGGCACTGGCTTCCTGGAGTGCCTTTGCCCCACTGCCCCTGCGGGATGGACAGAGGCAGGCCCGGGGCTTTGATGTTAACAGCTCATAGGACTCTGATGATGGTGGGTGGGGACGACATGTAGCTTGGGACTCCGGATGCTCCTGTTTGTGAAAGCGGACCCCTGGGGGACCACGGGCAAGCTCAGCACTTCGTTATGTGCAAAACTGATTTAGGCCAGAATAGCCTTACGGGTCCTGAAAAGGCTTACTTGGCCGTGCAGAACTTCCCTGATTTCCTTTTGGGAGAGCGGTGGTGGTTCTGTTAACATACTCTGTGAGCTTTCGTTCTCTTTCTCCCAGGACAGTGACACcaccaagaagaaaaagaagaagaagaaaataaaagtggaagtGCTTTCTGGGTAGTGGAGAGCACTTTAAGCACTGTGTGCAGCTGGGAGGAGAAATGACGGCCTTGTTGAAAAAAcatagtttcttttgttgttgagggAATGGAACAGAGGGCCAGAAAGGGTGGAGAGTTATGGCACACTGTGGCACAGCTGCTAGCCGAGACCTCAGTGATGTTAACTGCTGTGCTCATCCCATCCTGTCCTGTTTTAAGGATATGGGTGCAGGAGGCACATTTGACAACGCCCACTTTCCTGCTTGGGAGTCCGGAAGCCCTGCCTTCAGACGCAGCACCGCCCAGTAACCATGTGCAGCTGTTTCCTGATGGCTGTTTTAACATCATCGTCCTTTACTCATTTGCTTCTGCCACCCCTTCCCCCCCATTTAAAAGTTTGCAAAACTTGCATAGTGAAATGGTGTAGAGTAAAAGAATATAACTGAACCATATTGTTCACTGGGTGGATAAATCTGCAGTTCTGAGGGCAGTGGTCTATTCTGGTGTCCATCTCCCTTCCAGGTAAAGGCCTGCCAAGGACTCAAGGTCTTCCGTCTCGGCCATTTCCAGGCCCTTTGACCTAGCAGTCGCTGGTGCACTTACTCAGAGCTTGGGTATAGCCTCCGCACCTAAATCCATCTGGCTACTTGTGACAAGCTTGTGTTCTCTTGTTTCAACCCTCATTTACTTTCAAAGGATACGATCACTCATTGCTAGGAAGAAGTGGttgtaatttttactttattaaagtttacttatgtttttaaagtattccTGTTGGGTCTTCTAATTGTTGATCTCAAactagtagaaaaaaatataatttgattagCAATCTAGGGACCTTTATGTCATATGAAATTTGATGGTTTATGTTTGGTTTCCTTTCTGGTTCTGTGTCTTGTAACATACACCTTAGGGCATGTCATCTGACATGGGATCAAAGACTCTGGAATCTTCATTGAAGATGCTGACTAGGTAACGAGTATTCATCACAAATTGAGTGACAGGAGAAAGGTATAACTTATGTAGCCGGCCTGGCAGGAGGTGACACTGTCAGGAAGGGGGAAGCATGTGAGAGCTAGATCTTGACGGGCTTCAAGTGTCTGTAGACACATCTGGGCTCACGCTCAGTGGCGGGGGCCCACTGAAGCCCTGTTGATGGCCAGGTGAGTGGCCAGAAACGGGGTGGTGGTGGACGTCTGGGAATCCAAAGGCTGTGGTAAGGTCTAGGATTACCCAAAACCAAGAATATGAGCAGCAGCTTGGGGAGTCTGGGTGCCGTGAGGAGAAGCCTTTGCAGGTGTGCAGATTGTACCCCAGGACCCTCTTGGCCCAGAGGCTGGGATTCCCCTACACCCTAAATGTGGCCAGACTGTAAGCCTCCGGCAAGATTTAGCAGGAACCTAGATGCCTGCCTAATGGTTCCTGTCCAGGATAAGAATTGTATGTAGACACCAGGCTTGGGacctggggttggggggtgggttgggttttttccccctgaggGTACAGGTGTTTGTAATCCTAGCAGCTGCATTTTAGCTCTTGGGGGCTAATGTGAAAGACTCGTTTAATCTGAACAGCCTGAACAGCCAGTCGTGGGTGCTCTGAAAACTGTCTTGAGAATAAAGAAAGCTAAAAGAAGTGACTGACACCAAATTGTGCCCCACCTAGCACACGGACCCCCCCCCTGCCCCGTACAAGAGAGGTTGGGTTATTCTAGACCCTTAAGATTGTCACTGGTTTGAGGGAACCATCTGGTGTGGATGCCGTCCTCCAGGAGCTGAAATAAAGCGGGTGATATTTCCCTTTCCAGAGGCTTGTGGAACAGGTGGAAATCCAGAGATTTACAAGGTTATTGGCATTTTAACAGCAACATTGTTTATTGCTTTTGAACGTTTTCCTAGAGCACATCCTATAGCACAGCTGTTTCATTTTGGCATTTTAGAAAGTTCCAGTTCAAAGTGCTTTTTTCAAagtaaagataaatgaaatgcCCAGTGTGATTAAAGAAGGAGCTGAGGCTTTCGAAGGACAGGGTCCATTGCTTTTCCTCCCCATGTGTGCCATCGTTGATTATTAGTATTTGGATAGTACTTCTGGCCCTCAATTTCCACATATCCTTTTGAAATCCTTATCAGCGAGGCCCTGGGTATCAGGAAAACCAGAGACCAGCCCTTCAGAAACTTGAACAAGACTGACACCCACTGGCCTAATTAGGATAGTTGCATAGAGCTGAAAGCTGACAAAACTAGCTGGAGTGACCCTGTTTGTCTCAAAGCAAGGGGAATGGAGTTCCAGACACAAGAGGGGCGTACAGTAGTTCCCCGTATTCTGCAAGCTTAGTAAACCCAGGAGACAGGCACCCACTGTGGAGAACTGCATGCTTGGTCAAAGGCGTCTTGCAATTTCTGAAGGGTTTCATCAACGCCATTATTGACCAGTGAGAGGTCGAAGTAATGTGCATACTGGCTGCGGATGGCCTCtgagtccttctgcagctgctgAAGGGCTTCCGTCTGCAAAGAGAGAAATAGCCACTGATGAAGCTGGAGAGGCCAGTGACAGCTTTTAAGTGGGTGTTGACTATTGTGACCATTGCCTGGCTCCCAGTCACCTGCTTAAACACTCATACCCTGAAGACCTTGCTGGAAAATGTTAAGAGTCGGACATGGAAGAACACCAATTCCCAGAGGATCTCAAACTAACCTTGATTATAAATAATCAGAGCTCTCTGGAAGACCAGTAGCTATGTTGAGATGGCATGGACTTCACCAGCATCTCCCAGTTCTTGCCTTTGAACATGGAAAGCAATTTCAGCAACTATCAGAGCTGCAATCCCAGGACAACGATAACGGCAATGTACAACCCCAGGCCTCTTTCTAGGACCCAAACCAAGTGGCCATGAAAAGACTGATTATTTTACTCCATACAAGTCAAAATGTTTCCGTAGCAATAAACACCAAAAGATATGccaaactggaaaacaaatatttggaacTGATATCATAAAGGGCTAATTACCCTAACAAGAGTTCCtagaaatcaacaagaaaaatgccAATAACCCAATAAAACAATAAGCTAAGGATATGACCAGGTGTTAACAGAAAAGGCGATACAAGTGGCCCTTAAGAGTCTAACAAGATACTCAACCACTTATAGTGTAAGATGAAAGTACAATGAGATTTCATTTTCCCCtctattccattggccagaaATGGAAGTTTGGATAACATGCTGGCACAGGGAAGCAAGCACTCTCCCAGGTAATCTCTGTCACAATTCCCAATTCCCAAAGCATGCATACTTGGACCTGGCCATCCTGCCTGCAGTTTTTCCGACATATTTGCACATGTGAAATGCCATATGTACAGGGGCATTggttgcagtattatttataatagttcaAGGTTTAAAACTACCCAAATAGCCATAAAGAAGGGAATAGTGATACTAAATAATGAagctacataccgtgtttccccaaaagtatgacctagctggacaattagctctaatgcatctttttggagcaaaaaattatatatatatattttttaaaaaaatactatagtaaaataagaccgggtcttatattattttttgcttcaaaagatgcatcatagctaattgtccggctaggtcttatttttggggaaacatggtgcaCGCAATGGGAGAGCACGCAGCTACTGAAAAAGAAGAAGCTCAATACGGATACGGAAAGATCTCTATTGTGTTCAGTAAAAAAGGAGGGTGCAGCAAAGTGTGTGCAGGGTAGAAACTGGGGAGTGGGCAGCAGGAGAGGCTTTTCAGTGTATTTctggcctccttcctctcctctccctatCTCCCCACAGCCACACCACACCCCAGGATGGTTTTAGTGCCATCTCCTTCACAGTTGTCCCTGCTTGCCCCACTTGAGCCCATGTTGCACCATTGTCAAGATTTACCCAAGTGTCCATCTTTGCCACTGGACCCTGAGCACTTCTGGAACAATGGCTGCGTCCCCATTGCCTAGCATGGTTATTGGCCTAGCTAGTGGTTTAATAACTGCTGAGTGAATAGAACGTGCATATGCCCTTTGGCTTCTTGGCCTTGCAGGAAGGAAAGTTGTAGCTAGGAGAATCACGGGTGATTTGGTCCCAAGCTGAAACACTCTGGCTAGTGATCTGGACTGATGTCCCACGCTGGGCAAGCCCAGAGAGAGAACGCCCCCCACCCTGCACAtctgcctccttcccacctgAGTGCCCTGGTCAGTAGGTGCGATGAACACAATGAAAGGTGAAAGTTCTGCTGTCCGAACAATCTTCAGGGtctaggaaaagaggaaggggagggaggaagaaaagattaaaaaacagcTGTCATGATGCATTCCTCTATAAGCATCTCTGGGCTTCACCGAGCCCAGTACTATTTCCGTGGTTTCCAGTACTACTGTTCTTGCAGAAGACCCCATTGAAAGTATATGAAGCAAATTTGAGCTCTGCAAAGATTCCTATGAGCTTCACTCTTCAGCTCCCCCTTCCCCATCCACTCCCGCCTTTCTGTGCCCACCCACCTGGGGCTCGATGTCAAGGATGGCAATCTTGTCCTGCTGATGAATCTGGTGCACTGTTTCAAATTTGGTGCCAAACATGTTGCCCTGGTAGCTGCCAAACTCCAGGAACTCGTTGGCAGAGATGCCCCTGGTCATCTCCTCCGTGGAGATGAAGTGGTACTCCTTCCCGTCTTCCTCATTCTTCTTGGGCTGCCGTGTTGTATCTGTGCACAAGAACCCGAACTGCTGACCAAGTCAGGGTCCTCGCCATGGACTGTGGTGTCTGAACTGAAACCCGACCTGTCTTTGGCACTGAGAATTTAACAGAGGGTTTTCTCCCACGGGATCCCTAAGGGCTGATGATAGGCGACGATGCCCATCAGGAAACTCCCCATCCTCCCAGAACATGTTTACCCTTCAAGAGGCAAAGCCCAACACAGAAAAGTCCTATCATCATCTTCCCTAACATGAAGTCACATGTTAGGAAAAACCACCAACCCCAGGAATACTGAAgctgaaaaatggagaaatgacagcTGGACATACTTTTAAAACACATCTATAGGCAGTGGTCAGGATTTCTTGGAAGTATagctgaagttttctttttatagtttggAAAGAAGAGTACTTTGGTTTCATTTAAACTCATATTGTTAAATGTTGGAATGTCCTTACGTCACAACACTTACTATTACTCATATAAACTGGCCTCTAAGTAAAATATGCCCCAGATATTGTAGCTTGAAACCCAATCCTCCCCGCCCGGCCGCAGTGGACCGCCCAATATCCATCCGCATTGTCAATCCACAGCCACACGTGCATCTCACTTTCCATCTTATAAAACATCTCCTCGTTGTGATGTTATTGTCACCCGTCACCCTTTCTCTAACTCCCTTCTCGTTCAAACTTATTGAATGACAAGTCTGTACTGGTATTTCTACTTCTAGATTTCCCCATTCACTCCTCAACCCAGGGTCATTTGCTTTCTGTCCTCAGTGTGTCACAATGTCCCTAAAGGCAAAatggagaaggaataaaaaaatactaatatcaGGTTTTGAATCTGCTTTCCTGCTTTGATTTGTAGAATCTCTTCCTGGGAATAGACGCCAGAAGTGATATGGGAATGGAAATGCCCCACCTGACCACTGACCCGATTCTCCCCCTACCTGGGACTGCTGCTGAGATTGTTTGTGCCTCTCCTGAGTGCTGCTCTGATTTCATGAACACATTTTCATGAGAACACATTTCATGAGAAATCAGAGGTAGCCTAGACGTCGAACAATAGTGGATAACTGAGGAAATTACAGCGTAGCCACTCAGTGGACTAGAAGAGTTCTCAGAGTGATTGAGGCACctgagcaaatatttataatataaagtttaaaaagtaatgtttttaataacatattaCTCACTAATTTTGAAAGCAGGATAAAAATGTTTACTACTGCCTCTGTTATGTACATAAACAGCACagaaaagaataggaaaacaaCACAATTACATTGTTAGCTGGAGCGATTATGGGTACAAATGTGTATCTTTTctaaattgtgttttgtttttataatcaaacatttaaaatcaaataaccACCCCTAAAAGGCCACTATGGTATCTCGGATGGAGACTGGTGGTCCCACCTGCCCTCCCAGGCCCCCAGAGCTACTCACACGGGGCAGGGTACGCGAACTTCTCCGGATCCTGGCTGAGCAGGGTATTTTTAATGTGGCTGCGACCCACCCCACTGGCTCctgcagaaggagagaagaaaggctTAGTTAGAGAAGAGAGAATCCATGTTGCTATGATTTTAATGAaggcttccatttctttcctcaaaGACAAAGGGATGGGAGTAGGGATAGGATATGGGTTTTCATCTCTCAGAGCCCCAAATCACCAACAGGTCAAAGTGAGTTGGCACAGCTTCTGGACTGGGGACAGGTGCAAGCATTCCTTTAAACGCAGGAGGATTTGGGGCTTCGGGCCTGCGTCCCATTGGGGGAGGAGGCTCTTTCTAAGGGCAAAAGGTCAGGACTCAGAACATAAGTGTTAATGCCACAGAGGAGCCAGCTAGCACACAAGGGGTTTTGCCCATGTTCTAAGGATATTTGCTTGACTGAGCTCTCCAAAATGAATAGAACTGAACTCAAGCCAGTGTTTTAACTGGAAATTTGACCAGAACCCTAATACAGACCTTCTAATCAATTAATATTTTGACTTTAAAGACAGGGATGTGAGCCACCCACCGGAGCCAAGGACTTATTTCATTTCAAGGCCAGGGCTCGTGTGCATGACTAATGGGCACAGAAGACTTCTCAGGGCCCCGCAGGTTGCTAACAAAGCACTCTAACACAGGCacttaaacaaacaaagaaacaaacaaacaaaacacgcATAGGACTGGAACGCACTTCCTGCCAACCAGATGAACAAAGAACCAAACCCACCTGAGGACGGGCCAACACCAAACCCAACCTAAAAGAACTAGTTGCTGAAAAACTGGCTAGGTTCAGTTTCCCTTTTAAGGTGAACCCAGATGGTGTGTTTGTGAGAACTCAGAAAATTCCTCATATCTGCTCTACATGGAGTATCTGAGACTTTACTTCTTGTTTgccagtcttttcttttttggaagaaCAGCGATATACAACAGGCAGGAGAATAAGGACACCAATGTACTCGAACTAGCAAAGCAACACGGGGCAATGAGAAGATACCGATCAGCACCAGGGTCTTCCTCTTGAACGCAGGGAGCCGAACAACTTCCTCATAGGAAACGACATCCAGTTGGTCAAAAACTAGAGACACAGAAAAGCAAGCAATGTTCATTTCCAGAGCTAGGGAGAAATCACGCGGGGGTGATTTCGGgttctgtgatttttctcctgCTCCTATCTTTATCTAGAATGCTCCTAGCAGGACagaggcatttaataaatggtagatTATTATTCACTTGTTATCCACAACATGCTTGAAAACCCGTTCATAATTTTAGTGTCTTGTATTTGCAACTACAGTAGgtaaaaaacaaagctggaattAGTTCTCAGGAAAACATGCCATTCTCTGGGGTTGCTCAGACCTTCCAGCTGGTAATGCCGTTGGCAGTGATACACTGAAAGTTCTGGAAGGCTGTTCAGTTGGTTACCCGAGGGGTGAGGATGATGAGCAGGTGTGAGCAGACCACTAGCCTTCCTTTCCATGTACTGGCATTGTCTCACTCATCGCAGTGAGCTTGGGAGGATGGATGCAAtaaaagaaaacctgaacagCATGCTTTCTGCATAACGTACGTCCCACTGTGCCCCACGCCATCTCCCCTTCGCTGCCAGGAGCCTGCAGACAGGAGGCCCAGGAAGCTTACTTGCGCTGTGCTTGGCAAGGTACTtgtctttgtatttcttcttctttccgaAGGGACTGCAGCTCGGGGCTGCGCTCGGAGCAGACTGAGCCACACTTGCCACTCGCCTGGTAAGAAAAGACGACCAAGAATGTCAGCGGACCCTCGGTGTAAAAACTCCAGGGACGTTCATCTGTGCTGTGACAGGGCTCGGTGACCCTCTTTCCCTTCTACACTAAACTTCCAGACTGCTCTGCCTCCGTCCCTTTGTAATTACCAAAAATCCTCGTGTTGTCCTTCACgcctctcctctctctcaccctctgcCAGCCACTCATTCTGTGTGTCTCTAACACTGTCCCCATTCACTCTTATCttctcccccactctccctcagcccctcactttctgtgtgtctctcagcctctctttcttttcagtgtctgtatgtgtctctgtctccctcccccttACTCGCCCTGTGTGTGTCTCTTTCTCATAACCTATCCTTGCTCCTCTTCAATCTCTCTCACACCCCGCTCTTTCTAAGCCTCTCACTCTCTGTTTGTGTCAGCACCCATTcaacctctctgtctctctgtctctctctctcttcttctctgtctttaCCCTGCACTCCTCCATCTCCCACTCCCCTTCTCTCAGCTTCTCTCGTGTGTAGACAGCTCTGGGTCTGTGATGAGCAGGGTTTATAGACCAGAATGGAAGACAAATCATGTGAGCCAATGTGTACATGGTATTCTTGGTATTGCGCTTGGATTTGGGGTGCCTAGAGCTGAGGGTTCTGCAAAGAGAGAGGTAGAAAAAGCCCAGCTGGAATGGTCAGGCTGCTTCTATGGGAGGATGCAGTGGGGTTCACTTCCTGGACACATTTCCACTGCCAGGTGTTTGAACACCCACATAAGAACATGAGGGAGGTGGGTGAGCCCTGGGAAGCCATCCCTGCATTAGTCTGGATGGCAGCTGGCAGAGGGCTTTGGGCCTGGCACCCACCTGTCTGAGCTTGTTTATGAAAAAGGTGATGCTGCAGTGCAATGGGAAAAGCATGGTCTTcataataaatggtgctggatcAATCAGATAAGCAGATGGGAACAATAAATGTGGATTCTCACCTCATTTTATATGTACTGGGAATTTGCGTAAAGGACACATATTAAAAATCTGACTATTTTCTGCGGGACTCAGAAGATACCTTCTCAGCACTGCCACTCAAAACAAGTAACCATAGGGAAAGCatttgaggaaacagaggctcacaGATGAATGAAG
It includes:
- the MPP1 gene encoding 55 kDa erythrocyte membrane protein, translating into MTLKASESESGGSMRTALSDLYLEHLLQKRSRPEAMSHQLNAMTEDMYTNGSAAPGSPTQAKGQEVRKVRLIQFEKVTEEPMGITLKLNEKQSCTVARILHGGMIHRQGSLHVGDEILEINGTNVTNHSVDQLQKAMKETKGIISLKVIPNQQNRLPALQMFMRAQFDYDPKKDNLIPCKEAGLKFVTGDVIQIINKDDSNWWQGRVEGSSKESAGLIPSPELQEWRVASVAQSAPSAAPSCSPFGKKKKYKDKYLAKHSAIFDQLDVVSYEEVVRLPAFKRKTLVLIGASGVGRSHIKNTLLSQDPEKFAYPAPYTTRQPKKNEEDGKEYHFISTEEMTRGISANEFLEFGSYQGNMFGTKFETVHQIHQQDKIAILDIEPQTLKIVRTAELSPFIVFIAPTDQGTQTEALQQLQKDSEAIRSQYAHYFDLSLVNNGVDETLQKLQDAFDQACSSPQWVPVSWVY